A region from the Drosophila ananassae strain 14024-0371.13 chromosome 2L, ASM1763931v2, whole genome shotgun sequence genome encodes:
- the LOC6499316 gene encoding mucin-5AC isoform X2: MLALMIPTHSRLLALALFCSALFLASEAQNSIQAASPASHLMQKTSFSCAGRPAGYYADVETGCQVYHMCDGLGRQFSYTCPNTTLFQQRMLICDHWYMVNCSKAESNYAANLLIGQRDKPFVNDEENNLRTPRPDLLDRPYAPDYSGESFRSQYKQLSSSPNQIRDESLKGGSPGKFDPQSSQTRWRIPPPSRTILPPAYEPQIELPSSTVKPRITTTTTTRATTTTAFTTTTTRRPSVATKRTEALHTRRPSFQAVEVHDTDDLGTSHSTRYNTSADFNSAESPSKQTSTKLVKFIKPPSKIYEPPFVYPIYNLEEPQPSSAVIPGIRTSTAAPFSPVPSRPETSTTTARPISRPTTLAGVPFSFATPPTTASTLGAPPRSDNRTPAPAQSFRLASPPTTPAPPASPAQLPFNDLLPPFVDFVPHDIATTQGPPIYYEWKIPSNGLEPPKLDPPIGVDGREYPETDGNYGTSKSEIFNTRLNDITTHQKPSVQQSSTSRRVPISRSIKAKEEEAPKQKQTAERRSDVVTSSTDISHLRKQLLIPEYAFPLESIGRTGYGPGSGVGSGAGGAGFTGDLYNSFQLKIPEQRAKWFGENPKCPECHPSFVLPGTCEPCLRR; this comes from the exons ATGTTGGCGCTAATGatccccacgcattcgcgaCTTTTGGCCCTGGCTTTGTTCTGCTCGGCGTTATTTTTGGCCAGTGAG GCGCAAAATAGCATCCAGGCAGCGAGTCCTGCCTCGCACCTAATGCAGAAGACCTCGTTCTCCTGCGCCGGTCGTCCTGCCGGATACTACGCGGACGTGGAGACGGGCTGTCAGGTGTACCACATGTGCGACGGCCTGGGCAGGCAGTTCAGCTACACGTGCCCCAACACCACCCTCTTCCAACAGAGGATGCTAATCTGCGACCACTGGTACATGGTCAACTGCTCCAAGGCGGAGAGCAACTACGCGGCGAATCTCCTGATTG GTCAGCGAGACAAGCCCTTTGTAAACGACGAGGAGAATAATTTACGCACCCCACGGCCAGACCTGCTGGATCGGCCTTATGCCCCAGACTACTCCGGCGAGTCCTTCCGAAGCCAATACAAG CAACTGTCGTCTAGCCCGAATCAGATTAGAGACGAATCTCTCAAGGGCGGAAGTCCAGGAAAATTCGACCCCCAATCGTCGCAGACGCGTTGGCGCATTCCGCCTCCCAGCCGGACCATCTTGCCGCCCGCCTATGAGCCACAGATAGAGCTGCCAAGCAGCACTGTTAAGCCAAGGATCACTACCACCACAACGACTcgcgccaccaccaccactgccTTCACGACCACAACAACCCGCAGGCCATCGGTGGCAACAAAACGCACAGAAGCTCTCCACACGAGGCGCCCCAGTTTCCAGGCAGTGGAAGTTCACGACACGGACGATCTCGGAACTAGCCACAGCACTCGGTACAATACCTCTGCTGACTTCAACTCCGCGGAGTCACCTTCCAAGCAGACCAGCACTAAGCTGGTGAAGTTCATCAAGCCGCCCTCGAAGATCTACGAGCCGCCCTTCGTCTACCCTATCTACAATCTTGAGGAGCCCCAGCCAAGCAGTGCTGTAATCCCAGGAATCCGCACATCCACTGCAGCTCCATTCAGTCCTGTTCCCAGTCGCCCGGAGACCAGTACCACGACTGCCCGACCAATCAGCCGACCAACGACTTTGGCTGGCGTGCCCTTCTCCTTCGCAACACCACCCACTACTGCTAGCACTTTGGGAGCTCCCCCGCGTAGTGACAACCGAACTCCGGCGCCAGCGCAGAGCTTCCGCCTAGCCTCGCCCCCGACAACACCAGCCCCGCCGGCATCACCTGCTCAGCTGCCCTTCAACGATCTACTGCCGCCCTTCGTGGACTTTGTGCCTCACGATATAGCCACCACCCAAGGACCGCCCATTTATTACGAGTGGAAGATTCCCTCGAACGGACTCGAGCCGCCAAAACTGGATCCGCCTATCGGTGTGGACGGCCGCGAGTATCCAGAAACTGACGGTAACTACGGCACCAGCAAGTCGGAGATCTTCAACACCCGGCTTAATGACATCACCACCCATCAGAAGCCATCAGTCCAGCAGTCGAGCACCAGCCGCCGAGTTCCCATTTCACGATCCATCAAGGCCAAAGAGGAGGAGGCTCCGAAGCAGAAGCAGACGGCAGAGCGCCGCTCAGACGTGGTAACTAGCTCCACAGACATAAGCCACCTTCGGAAGCAGTTGCTCATCCCAGAGTACGCCTTCCCGCTGGAGTCCATCGGACGCACAGGATACGGGCCGGGCAGCGGAGTCGGATCGGGAGCGGGAGGAGCTGGATTCACCGGAGACCTATACAACTCGTTCCAGCTGAAGATTCCCGAGCAGCGGGCCAAGTGGTTCGGCGAGAACCCCAAGTGCCCGGAGTGCCATCCCTCGTTTGTTCTTCCGGGCACCTGTGAGCCGTGTCTGCGCAGATAG
- the LOC6499318 gene encoding putative SERF-like protein — protein sequence MTRGNQRDLARAKNQKKQADANKGKRTDNLTVEQRKARDAEVMREKQKKKEDAAAAGTSK from the exons ATGACAC GTGGAAACCAACGCGACCTGGCACGCGCCAAGAACCAGAAGAAGCAGGCGGACGCCAACAAGGGCAAGCGCACCGACAACCTAACTGTGGAGCAGCGCAAGGCCAG GGACGCCGAGGTGATGAGAGagaagcaaaagaaaaaagagGACGCCGCCGCAGCCGGCACAAGCAAATAA
- the LOC6499317 gene encoding uncharacterized protein LOC6499317, translated as MVIQFIFGFVQNLIKYIKSLIMGDTYAPPRGKSEAGEIAMVHNPPISKLGDSHGYWTWKMMLKIYLQAVGLWVGDKPKECARTKFMILSTLEVWVIRREYEDLTCQSILQDLEDRYNTLEHKHSQEILF; from the exons ATGgttatacaatttattttcggtttcgttcaaaatttgattaaatatatcaaaagtCTAATTATGGGGGACACTTATGCTCCACCACGAGGCAAGTCCGAGGCTGGGGAAATCGCCATGGTGCATAATCCACCAATTTCTAAGCTCGGAGACTCTCATGGTTACTGGACCTGGAAGATGATGCTAAAGATATACCTTCAAGCGGTCGGATTGTGGGTAGGAGACAAGCCAAAAGAG TGCGCCAGAACAAAATTCATGATCCTCAGCACCCTGGAAGTGTGGGTTATACGCAGGGAATATGAAGACCTTACATGTCAATCCATTCTTCAGGATCTGGAGGATCGATACAACACTCTGGAGCACAAGCACTCCCAAGAAATCTTATTCTAA
- the LOC6499316 gene encoding mucin-5B isoform X1 yields the protein MLALMIPTHSRLLALALFCSALFLASEAQNSIQAASPASHLMQKTSFSCAGRPAGYYADVETGCQVYHMCDGLGRQFSYTCPNTTLFQQRMLICDHWYMVNCSKAESNYAANLLIGQRDKPFVNDEENNLRTPRPDLLDRPYAPDYSGESFRSQYKQQLSSSPNQIRDESLKGGSPGKFDPQSSQTRWRIPPPSRTILPPAYEPQIELPSSTVKPRITTTTTTRATTTTAFTTTTTRRPSVATKRTEALHTRRPSFQAVEVHDTDDLGTSHSTRYNTSADFNSAESPSKQTSTKLVKFIKPPSKIYEPPFVYPIYNLEEPQPSSAVIPGIRTSTAAPFSPVPSRPETSTTTARPISRPTTLAGVPFSFATPPTTASTLGAPPRSDNRTPAPAQSFRLASPPTTPAPPASPAQLPFNDLLPPFVDFVPHDIATTQGPPIYYEWKIPSNGLEPPKLDPPIGVDGREYPETDGNYGTSKSEIFNTRLNDITTHQKPSVQQSSTSRRVPISRSIKAKEEEAPKQKQTAERRSDVVTSSTDISHLRKQLLIPEYAFPLESIGRTGYGPGSGVGSGAGGAGFTGDLYNSFQLKIPEQRAKWFGENPKCPECHPSFVLPGTCEPCLRR from the exons ATGTTGGCGCTAATGatccccacgcattcgcgaCTTTTGGCCCTGGCTTTGTTCTGCTCGGCGTTATTTTTGGCCAGTGAG GCGCAAAATAGCATCCAGGCAGCGAGTCCTGCCTCGCACCTAATGCAGAAGACCTCGTTCTCCTGCGCCGGTCGTCCTGCCGGATACTACGCGGACGTGGAGACGGGCTGTCAGGTGTACCACATGTGCGACGGCCTGGGCAGGCAGTTCAGCTACACGTGCCCCAACACCACCCTCTTCCAACAGAGGATGCTAATCTGCGACCACTGGTACATGGTCAACTGCTCCAAGGCGGAGAGCAACTACGCGGCGAATCTCCTGATTG GTCAGCGAGACAAGCCCTTTGTAAACGACGAGGAGAATAATTTACGCACCCCACGGCCAGACCTGCTGGATCGGCCTTATGCCCCAGACTACTCCGGCGAGTCCTTCCGAAGCCAATACAAG CAGCAACTGTCGTCTAGCCCGAATCAGATTAGAGACGAATCTCTCAAGGGCGGAAGTCCAGGAAAATTCGACCCCCAATCGTCGCAGACGCGTTGGCGCATTCCGCCTCCCAGCCGGACCATCTTGCCGCCCGCCTATGAGCCACAGATAGAGCTGCCAAGCAGCACTGTTAAGCCAAGGATCACTACCACCACAACGACTcgcgccaccaccaccactgccTTCACGACCACAACAACCCGCAGGCCATCGGTGGCAACAAAACGCACAGAAGCTCTCCACACGAGGCGCCCCAGTTTCCAGGCAGTGGAAGTTCACGACACGGACGATCTCGGAACTAGCCACAGCACTCGGTACAATACCTCTGCTGACTTCAACTCCGCGGAGTCACCTTCCAAGCAGACCAGCACTAAGCTGGTGAAGTTCATCAAGCCGCCCTCGAAGATCTACGAGCCGCCCTTCGTCTACCCTATCTACAATCTTGAGGAGCCCCAGCCAAGCAGTGCTGTAATCCCAGGAATCCGCACATCCACTGCAGCTCCATTCAGTCCTGTTCCCAGTCGCCCGGAGACCAGTACCACGACTGCCCGACCAATCAGCCGACCAACGACTTTGGCTGGCGTGCCCTTCTCCTTCGCAACACCACCCACTACTGCTAGCACTTTGGGAGCTCCCCCGCGTAGTGACAACCGAACTCCGGCGCCAGCGCAGAGCTTCCGCCTAGCCTCGCCCCCGACAACACCAGCCCCGCCGGCATCACCTGCTCAGCTGCCCTTCAACGATCTACTGCCGCCCTTCGTGGACTTTGTGCCTCACGATATAGCCACCACCCAAGGACCGCCCATTTATTACGAGTGGAAGATTCCCTCGAACGGACTCGAGCCGCCAAAACTGGATCCGCCTATCGGTGTGGACGGCCGCGAGTATCCAGAAACTGACGGTAACTACGGCACCAGCAAGTCGGAGATCTTCAACACCCGGCTTAATGACATCACCACCCATCAGAAGCCATCAGTCCAGCAGTCGAGCACCAGCCGCCGAGTTCCCATTTCACGATCCATCAAGGCCAAAGAGGAGGAGGCTCCGAAGCAGAAGCAGACGGCAGAGCGCCGCTCAGACGTGGTAACTAGCTCCACAGACATAAGCCACCTTCGGAAGCAGTTGCTCATCCCAGAGTACGCCTTCCCGCTGGAGTCCATCGGACGCACAGGATACGGGCCGGGCAGCGGAGTCGGATCGGGAGCGGGAGGAGCTGGATTCACCGGAGACCTATACAACTCGTTCCAGCTGAAGATTCCCGAGCAGCGGGCCAAGTGGTTCGGCGAGAACCCCAAGTGCCCGGAGTGCCATCCCTCGTTTGTTCTTCCGGGCACCTGTGAGCCGTGTCTGCGCAGATAG